In Prochlorococcus marinus str. MIT 1214, one DNA window encodes the following:
- a CDS encoding cofactor assembly of complex C subunit B, whose amino-acid sequence MQSAFSSTLFLTILLAIGLGFFLRAASKDRTTVVDVQSPLPPLEVLKGFSFWLEERGWKKNGGNVEEKLLIFTGNVASSTFLVIFLSCLGGLGAACLGLVLIQLYPALSWWPLLLAAIGAPLAGFIYRVKSKREESLEVKLLSSDLSDITILRIKAHRDELIAIQFELSESLELSSENSLLSSPI is encoded by the coding sequence ATGCAATCTGCATTCTCCTCAACTTTATTTCTCACTATCCTGTTAGCGATAGGTTTGGGGTTTTTTCTGCGCGCTGCAAGTAAGGATCGCACAACAGTTGTAGATGTTCAGTCTCCTTTGCCTCCTTTGGAGGTTTTGAAAGGCTTTAGTTTTTGGTTAGAAGAACGTGGTTGGAAAAAAAATGGAGGCAATGTTGAAGAGAAGTTGTTGATCTTTACTGGTAATGTTGCTTCTAGTACGTTTTTGGTGATTTTTTTATCTTGTCTTGGAGGATTGGGAGCAGCCTGTTTGGGTCTTGTTCTGATTCAGCTTTATCCCGCTTTGAGTTGGTGGCCTTTACTATTGGCTGCAATTGGTGCACCTTTAGCCGGATTTATCTATCGTGTTAAATCCAAACGAGAAGAATCATTAGAAGTTAAGTTATTAAGTTCAGATCTATCTGATATTACTATTTTACGAATCAAAGCTCATCGTGATGAGCTGATAGCAATTCAGTTCGAATTATCTGAAAGTCTGGAGCTTAGTAGTGAAAACTCTCTACTTTCTTCCCCTATTTAA
- a CDS encoding lipid-A-disaccharide synthase-related protein has product MFLCNGHGEDTIACRVIEALHEINPGIYNEVLPMVGDGKAFSSLVKDGRLAKIGPSTFLPSGGFSNQSFSGLVLDLKAGLLGSLWRQWTLIHRSAKEGRIIVAVGDLLPLLFAWASGADYFFIGTPKSDYTWTSGPRSSLSDCYHRLKGTEWDPWEYWLMRSSRCRMVALRDKLTARGLRKHGVKAISPGNPMMDGMSKTECPKDFEKFRRLILLCGSRVPEAYQNFKKLLIAIQRIQISSSMAVFVPLSSSSMSKQIELILIDLGFKSTDESIDEIGISQIWKKNSLIILIGFNQFSSWANWAEVGVANAGTATEQLVGSGVPCVSLPGRGPQFNFNFAKRQSRLLGGAVAISKGYQVLAKQAEFLLNSDLDRYSIGLRGAKRMGPAGGSQAIALSISTHLSQGS; this is encoded by the coding sequence TTGTTTCTTTGTAATGGACATGGAGAAGACACGATTGCGTGCAGGGTGATCGAAGCTCTCCATGAAATTAATCCAGGTATATATAATGAAGTTCTACCGATGGTTGGAGATGGGAAAGCATTCTCATCGCTTGTAAAAGACGGCCGGCTTGCCAAGATTGGCCCTTCAACATTTTTGCCAAGCGGTGGATTTAGTAATCAAAGTTTTAGTGGCTTGGTTTTAGATTTAAAAGCTGGATTATTAGGAAGTCTCTGGAGACAATGGACTTTGATTCATAGATCAGCCAAAGAAGGAAGGATTATCGTTGCAGTTGGAGATTTATTACCTCTTCTGTTTGCATGGGCTAGTGGTGCAGATTATTTTTTTATTGGCACGCCTAAAAGTGATTACACATGGACGAGTGGACCAAGATCGTCTTTGAGTGATTGTTACCATCGATTGAAAGGAACTGAGTGGGATCCATGGGAATATTGGTTGATGCGATCTAGTCGTTGCAGAATGGTTGCATTAAGGGACAAACTTACCGCAAGAGGTTTAAGGAAACACGGAGTAAAAGCAATCTCACCTGGAAATCCAATGATGGATGGTATGTCTAAAACAGAATGCCCTAAGGATTTTGAAAAATTTCGACGTTTGATTTTGTTATGTGGAAGTCGCGTACCTGAGGCGTATCAGAACTTTAAAAAACTTTTAATTGCAATTCAGCGTATTCAAATTTCATCTTCCATGGCAGTCTTTGTGCCTTTAAGTTCTTCTTCAATGAGTAAACAAATAGAATTGATATTGATTGATTTAGGCTTTAAATCTACTGATGAGTCAATAGACGAAATAGGGATTTCGCAAATATGGAAAAAAAACTCATTAATTATATTAATTGGCTTTAATCAATTTTCTTCTTGGGCTAATTGGGCAGAAGTAGGTGTAGCCAATGCTGGTACAGCTACAGAACAATTAGTTGGTTCAGGTGTCCCATGTGTATCTTTGCCTGGGAGAGGGCCTCAATTCAATTTCAATTTCGCTAAGCGTCAAAGTCGTTTGTTAGGAGGTGCAGTTGCTATTTCTAAAGGTTATCAAGTACTCGCAAAACAAGCCGAGTTTTTATTAAATTCAGATCTAGATAGATACTCTATTGGTTTAAGAGGAGCCAAGCGAATGGGACCCGCAGGAGGGAGCCAAGCTATAGCTCTCAGTATTTCGACTCACTTGTCCCAAGGTTCCTAG
- a CDS encoding Mrp/NBP35 family ATP-binding protein, translating to MKTNEKVLQAFNSVKDVGSERSIVELGWLEIVSVKPPKIVVRLTLPNFAIPQRSQIANDIRESIKFLEDIEEVQIEIGNASPSEESPIGQAGHGGQSQGLTPIPKVKHVIAISSGKGGVGKSTVAVNLACALSQKGFKVGLLDADVYGPNIPYMLGVSEITPEVSGSGAEQKIIPIETCGIGMVSMGLLIDQNQPVIWRGPMLNGIIRQFLYQASWGERDFLIVDLPPGTGDAQISLAQAVPMAGVIIVTTPQNVSLQDSRRGLAMFKQMNIPVLGVIENMTYFIPPDQPEKSYEIFGSGGGNQLAKENHVPLLSQIPIESDTYSGTGKDLPVVHTSRDSITAKVFLELAGTLCNALSVKQ from the coding sequence ATGAAAACCAACGAGAAGGTTTTACAAGCGTTTAATTCAGTCAAAGATGTCGGGAGTGAACGTTCTATTGTTGAACTTGGATGGCTGGAAATAGTCTCAGTAAAGCCTCCGAAAATTGTTGTGAGATTAACTCTCCCTAATTTTGCGATACCTCAAAGAAGTCAAATAGCAAATGATATTAGAGAAAGCATCAAGTTCTTGGAAGATATAGAAGAAGTACAAATTGAAATAGGTAATGCTTCACCATCTGAGGAGTCTCCTATTGGTCAAGCCGGACATGGTGGACAATCTCAGGGATTAACTCCAATACCAAAAGTGAAACATGTTATCGCCATAAGTAGCGGTAAAGGCGGCGTAGGTAAAAGTACTGTCGCTGTGAATTTGGCTTGCGCCCTTAGTCAAAAGGGTTTCAAGGTTGGGTTGCTTGATGCTGATGTCTATGGACCAAATATCCCTTATATGCTTGGTGTTAGCGAAATAACTCCTGAAGTAAGTGGCTCTGGTGCAGAGCAAAAGATTATTCCTATTGAGACATGTGGAATTGGAATGGTTTCAATGGGATTATTAATTGATCAAAACCAGCCAGTAATTTGGCGTGGACCAATGCTTAATGGAATCATTAGACAATTTTTATATCAAGCTTCATGGGGGGAACGTGATTTTTTAATAGTAGATCTGCCTCCTGGGACCGGAGATGCTCAGATCTCTTTAGCCCAGGCAGTTCCAATGGCAGGTGTGATAATAGTCACAACTCCACAAAATGTATCTCTTCAAGACTCAAGAAGGGGGTTGGCAATGTTTAAACAAATGAATATTCCTGTACTCGGAGTAATCGAAAATATGACATATTTTATCCCTCCAGACCAGCCAGAAAAATCATATGAGATTTTTGGTTCAGGTGGTGGTAATCAATTAGCCAAAGAAAATCATGTTCCTTTACTCTCTCAGATACCAATAGAGTCAGATACTTATTCGGGTACAGGAAAGGATCTGCCAGTGGTCCATACATCTCGAGATTCAATCACTGCGAAAGTATTTTTAGAACTTGCTGGAACTTTATGCAATGCATTATCTGTTAAACAGTGA
- the rodA gene encoding rod shape-determining protein RodA, which produces MMGFGRNQLSTFKIVRNKKIWKDIDFIIWIVPLILVHLSCFLIASTQRNLGITDWYQHLIVAYVGTLIVYFLAQLPLQDLRKYIKLIYFFTILILLYVSFSGTSALGAQRWLSFAGLNIQPSEFTKLTLILVLASILDRNRFSDLSQLIKPLLVSFFPWILVFIQPDLGTSLVFGAILLGMLYWSGMPYEWAFIVLASLVTGLLSNTYQLGLVIWIPIIGFLSYKSLPNRNKILTLFVIFSHLLIAKIAPWFWETVLRDYQKDRLILFLNPSKDPLGGGYHMLQSKIGIGSGGLFGSGLMQGQLTKLKFIPEQHTDFIFSALGEEVGFLGALLVLFLFFILIFRLIKIAIEARTDFESLIVIGIASMFIFQIMVNIFMTIGLGPVTGIPLPFMSYGRTALLVNFISLGFCLSVSRRGQSIRKNL; this is translated from the coding sequence ATGATGGGTTTTGGCCGCAATCAACTATCTACTTTTAAAATAGTTAGAAATAAAAAAATTTGGAAAGATATAGATTTTATAATTTGGATTGTACCTCTTATTTTAGTACATTTATCATGTTTCTTAATAGCAAGTACTCAAAGAAATCTTGGAATAACAGATTGGTATCAACATTTAATCGTAGCTTATGTAGGGACATTAATTGTTTATTTTTTAGCTCAACTTCCTTTGCAAGATTTAAGGAAATATATTAAACTAATTTATTTTTTTACTATTTTAATACTTTTGTATGTAAGTTTTAGTGGCACTTCTGCTCTTGGTGCACAAAGATGGTTGAGCTTTGCTGGATTGAATATTCAGCCATCGGAATTTACAAAATTAACCTTAATACTTGTCTTGGCTTCTATTTTAGATCGAAATAGGTTTTCTGATTTATCTCAGTTAATTAAACCTTTATTAGTTTCTTTTTTCCCTTGGATTTTGGTTTTCATACAACCTGACCTTGGAACATCTCTTGTTTTTGGAGCCATACTTCTTGGAATGCTGTATTGGTCAGGTATGCCATATGAATGGGCATTTATTGTTTTGGCTAGTTTGGTTACAGGATTATTGTCAAATACATATCAATTAGGACTTGTTATATGGATTCCAATAATTGGTTTTTTGTCTTATAAGTCTCTGCCAAACCGAAACAAAATATTAACATTATTTGTTATTTTTTCCCATTTGCTAATAGCAAAGATTGCTCCTTGGTTTTGGGAAACAGTTTTAAGAGATTATCAAAAAGATCGACTAATTCTTTTTCTTAATCCTAGTAAAGATCCATTAGGTGGTGGATATCATATGCTTCAAAGCAAAATAGGAATTGGATCTGGAGGGTTGTTTGGATCTGGTCTGATGCAAGGCCAATTAACTAAATTAAAATTCATCCCAGAGCAACACACTGATTTTATTTTTAGCGCTCTGGGAGAAGAGGTAGGTTTTTTAGGAGCTTTGTTAGTCTTATTTTTATTTTTTATTCTAATTTTTCGATTAATAAAGATAGCTATTGAGGCGCGTACTGATTTTGAATCTTTGATTGTTATTGGAATAGCATCAATGTTTATCTTTCAAATTATGGTGAATATATTTATGACTATTGGCCTTGGCCCTGTAACTGGGATTCCATTACCTTTTATGAGCTATGGCAGAACTGCATTACTTGTTAATTTTATAAGTCTCGGCTTTTGTTTATCTGTCTCTAGACGAGGCCAGTCAATTAGAAAAAATCTTTGA
- a CDS encoding sensor histidine kinase, which yields MTTPLVTIKDLQERMAQGVPNATCSESAVRRMWWAALDTLQSDILLPMNLTRGLWLSSPLPALYEPKLLRQFQGWVWAPKDLLSLTNPSMGMLPPSQSVSQDLHNDSSGYERLTLLEEDGNDPLLVVITPEIQIALALDGKSQERKLLMRSDPETLSDLLTLLDNRLNTENVEQANNLRNALEEMGQLKTNDDLSKVFWPLLSQRLADIAPSLNIQTLPDSLINDHNSSSKNTEISLLEALTHEIRTPLATIRTLIRSLLRKKDLPKVVETRLKQIDIECTEQIDRFGLIFNAVELERSKPEQTNLALTDLGKMITMLSPVWRNQLERKGLKLILDITPDLPKVLSDSEGLELMLTGLIDRNSRGLQAGGELTLKLRAAGQRLKLQILTQLSTSTHSGGSESVSNEEIGPVLSWNPSTGNLQLSQAATQRLLKSLGGRLTNRRDSGITIFFPISE from the coding sequence GTGACCACTCCTCTAGTAACTATTAAAGATTTACAAGAAAGGATGGCTCAGGGTGTCCCTAACGCAACATGCAGTGAGTCTGCAGTTAGGAGAATGTGGTGGGCAGCTCTTGACACTCTTCAATCAGATATCTTGCTACCAATGAACCTTACAAGAGGTTTATGGTTGTCTTCACCTTTACCTGCATTATACGAACCTAAATTACTTAGGCAATTTCAAGGATGGGTGTGGGCGCCAAAGGATTTGTTAAGCCTTACAAATCCTTCTATGGGTATGTTGCCTCCTAGCCAATCAGTTTCGCAGGATTTACACAATGATTCGTCAGGCTATGAGCGCCTGACTCTTTTGGAGGAAGATGGAAATGATCCATTGCTAGTAGTCATTACTCCTGAAATTCAAATTGCGTTAGCTCTAGATGGTAAATCTCAGGAGAGAAAATTATTAATGCGCAGTGATCCTGAAACTTTGAGTGATCTTTTGACATTACTGGACAATAGATTGAATACAGAAAATGTTGAACAAGCAAATAATCTCCGAAACGCACTTGAAGAGATGGGACAGCTGAAAACAAATGATGATTTATCTAAAGTTTTTTGGCCTCTACTTTCTCAACGACTAGCAGATATCGCTCCCAGTTTAAATATTCAAACTTTGCCAGATAGTTTAATTAATGATCACAATTCAAGTTCAAAAAATACTGAAATTTCTTTGCTAGAGGCTTTAACACATGAAATTAGAACCCCATTGGCGACAATAAGAACACTAATAAGATCTCTTCTAAGAAAGAAAGATTTGCCCAAAGTGGTTGAAACCCGTTTGAAGCAAATAGATATTGAATGTACCGAACAAATTGATCGTTTTGGTTTGATTTTTAATGCTGTTGAGCTTGAGAGAAGTAAGCCTGAGCAAACAAATTTAGCTTTAACTGATTTAGGCAAAATGATAACAATGCTTTCCCCTGTGTGGCGGAATCAATTAGAGCGAAAAGGGTTGAAACTTATTCTTGATATCACACCTGATTTACCAAAAGTTTTGAGTGATTCAGAAGGACTTGAATTAATGTTGACCGGTCTTATTGACAGGAATAGTCGTGGGTTGCAAGCGGGTGGGGAGTTAACTTTAAAATTAAGGGCAGCAGGGCAAAGACTAAAGCTTCAAATCTTAACTCAGCTTTCTACTTCTACTCATTCTGGAGGGTCAGAGAGTGTTTCCAATGAAGAAATTGGACCAGTACTGAGTTGGAATCCATCTACAGGCAATTTGCAGCTGAGTCAGGCTGCTACTCAAAGGCTTTTAAAAAGTCTTGGTGGCCGTCTTACTAATAGGCGGGATAGTGGAATTACGATATTTTTTCCTATTTCTGAATAA
- a CDS encoding ribonuclease D, producing the protein MPKKLDEPSTFRIFDKDIDKETEIAFSSSRALAVDTEAMGLIHGRDRLCLIQICDEVDNVICIRIEPNQHSAPRLKSILEKETIEKVFHFARFDVAALASNLNIEVNPIFCTKIASKIGRTYSPRHGLKEVVMETVGVELDKQAQSSDWGRVGDLTQKQLIYAANDVRYLLAAKHKLEEMLKREERWKLAKKCFQCVPILSELDRRRFTNIFDH; encoded by the coding sequence ATGCCAAAAAAACTTGATGAACCGTCGACTTTCAGAATCTTTGATAAAGACATAGATAAGGAAACTGAAATTGCTTTTAGCTCATCTAGAGCTTTAGCAGTTGATACTGAAGCCATGGGATTAATTCATGGTAGAGATAGGCTATGTTTAATACAAATATGTGATGAAGTTGATAATGTTATTTGTATTCGTATAGAACCAAATCAACATTCAGCACCACGCTTAAAATCTATTCTTGAAAAAGAAACAATTGAAAAAGTCTTTCATTTTGCAAGATTTGATGTCGCAGCCTTAGCAAGTAATTTAAATATTGAAGTTAATCCAATTTTTTGTACAAAGATTGCAAGTAAAATAGGTAGAACTTACAGTCCAAGGCATGGATTGAAAGAAGTAGTGATGGAAACTGTTGGAGTTGAATTAGATAAACAAGCTCAAAGCAGTGACTGGGGAAGAGTTGGTGATTTAACTCAAAAACAACTTATCTATGCCGCAAATGATGTTAGATATTTACTAGCAGCAAAACACAAACTTGAAGAGATGTTGAAACGTGAAGAGAGATGGAAATTAGCTAAAAAATGTTTTCAATGTGTACCAATTTTGTCCGAGCTTGATAGAAGAAGATTTACAAATATTTTTGATCATTAA
- a CDS encoding histidine phosphotransferase, with product MPFENQQRLTRRRSSAGPTPPKRPLGGQSDSGMRQNGGPRPTFLTLRDHGKVYVADLPNLSDGQLSHIGKEADEVLTSLESRINDLEQEATNGQRDNDTLIKASTKHEVTLRFIRAIQDEQDHRKNNPALKDAASESLPLTFLEVARHRLPGATFDSLLREALEACSKDEKEPEKEIIEKSANAQPIPPAKVISLPTSSDSMKVIVSPDT from the coding sequence ATGCCTTTTGAAAATCAACAGCGTCTAACGCGCAGGAGAAGTTCTGCAGGTCCAACTCCTCCTAAAAGGCCTTTAGGTGGTCAATCAGATTCGGGTATGCGACAAAATGGTGGACCAAGACCAACTTTTTTAACCCTTAGAGATCATGGCAAGGTTTATGTAGCTGATTTACCAAACTTGTCTGATGGACAACTTTCCCATATTGGGAAAGAAGCTGATGAAGTGCTTACAAGTTTAGAGAGCAGAATTAATGACCTAGAGCAAGAAGCAACAAATGGGCAAAGAGATAATGATACTTTGATTAAAGCATCGACTAAGCATGAAGTCACTCTTAGATTTATTCGAGCCATTCAGGATGAACAAGATCATAGAAAAAATAATCCTGCATTAAAAGATGCGGCATCTGAGTCTTTACCACTCACATTCCTTGAGGTCGCCAGGCATAGATTGCCAGGGGCGACCTTTGACTCTTTGTTGAGAGAAGCATTAGAAGCTTGTTCTAAAGATGAGAAAGAACCTGAAAAAGAAATTATTGAAAAAAGCGCAAATGCACAACCTATTCCACCAGCAAAAGTGATTAGTCTTCCTACTTCCTCAGATTCAATGAAGGTTATTGTCAGCCCAGATACTTAA
- the purM gene encoding phosphoribosylformylglycinamidine cyclo-ligase — protein MDYKTAGVDVTAGRAFVERIKSCVEKTHKSEVIGGLGGFGGCIRIPKGYESPVLVSGTDGVGTKLELAQQYACHFGVGIDLVAMCVNDVITNGARPLFFLDYIASGTLTPDALAKVIEGIAAGCGQSDCSLLGGETAEMPGFYPNGRYDLAGFCVGIVENDHLIDGTQINVDDQIIGIKSNGVHSNGFSLIRKVLSMANVDENTLYGKNQRNLINSLLEPTAIYVQLVDKLLRENLPIHGMTHITGGGLPENLPRIFPSGLLPCIDKASWEISEIFKWLQNAGDIPEIDLWNTFNMGIGFCLIVPKNSVNSALEICIKNDFEAWNIGQVVESQNNSNHIDILGIPR, from the coding sequence ATGGACTACAAAACTGCGGGAGTTGATGTTACTGCTGGAAGAGCCTTCGTGGAGAGAATTAAATCATGTGTTGAAAAAACTCATAAAAGTGAGGTCATCGGAGGGTTAGGAGGTTTTGGAGGATGTATAAGAATTCCAAAAGGCTATGAAAGTCCAGTCTTGGTATCTGGGACGGATGGTGTTGGTACGAAATTAGAATTAGCTCAGCAATATGCTTGTCATTTTGGAGTGGGAATCGACCTGGTTGCAATGTGCGTCAATGATGTAATAACTAATGGGGCTAGACCTTTATTTTTTCTTGATTACATAGCAAGCGGAACTTTGACTCCTGATGCTTTAGCCAAAGTGATAGAGGGAATTGCAGCAGGCTGTGGTCAATCGGATTGTTCTCTCTTGGGAGGTGAAACTGCTGAAATGCCAGGTTTTTATCCGAATGGAAGATATGACCTAGCGGGTTTTTGTGTTGGGATCGTTGAAAATGATCACTTGATAGACGGCACGCAAATTAATGTTGATGATCAGATTATTGGGATCAAAAGTAACGGTGTTCATAGCAATGGTTTTAGTCTTATTCGTAAAGTCCTATCAATGGCGAATGTGGACGAAAATACTCTTTATGGGAAAAATCAAAGGAATTTGATTAACTCTTTGCTAGAACCAACCGCAATTTATGTTCAACTTGTCGACAAACTGTTGAGAGAAAATTTACCAATTCATGGAATGACGCACATAACAGGTGGAGGTTTGCCAGAAAATCTTCCAAGAATTTTCCCCTCTGGATTGTTACCATGTATAGATAAGGCTAGTTGGGAAATATCTGAAATCTTTAAGTGGTTACAAAATGCAGGTGATATCCCTGAAATTGATCTTTGGAATACTTTTAATATGGGGATAGGTTTTTGTCTAATTGTTCCAAAAAATTCAGTAAATTCTGCTTTAGAAATATGTATTAAAAATGATTTTGAAGCTTGGAATATAGGACAAGTTGTTGAAAGTCAGAATAATTCAAATCATATCGATATTTTAGGAATACCTAGGTGA
- the hemF gene encoding oxygen-dependent coproporphyrinogen oxidase, whose protein sequence is MSSSQDQANVPAKNSRDRAKKLVLELQDEICSGLETIDGEGKFLEESWERPEGGGGRSRVLKNGKIFEQGGVNFSEVHGNELPPSIISQRPEAKGHSWFATGTSMVLHPKSPFIPTVHLNYRYFEAGPVWWFGGGADLTPFYPYLSDTRHFHSCHKAACDTIHKDLHKVFKPWCDEYFFLKHRNETRGVGGIFYDYQDGSGLLYKGQNANGKASKISKELGNYSLNWENLFSLAKACGQAFLPSYEPIINKRKNQSFSTKERDFQLYRRGRYAEFNLVWDRGTIFGLQTNGRTESILMSLPPLARWEYGYKPEENSREALLTDLFTKPQDWFTDKSLEERCLTHQALD, encoded by the coding sequence TTGTCCTCCTCACAAGATCAAGCCAACGTGCCGGCAAAAAACTCAAGAGATCGAGCCAAAAAGCTTGTTTTAGAGCTTCAAGATGAAATTTGTTCTGGACTGGAGACTATCGATGGAGAAGGTAAATTCTTAGAAGAATCTTGGGAGAGACCAGAGGGTGGTGGTGGACGCTCAAGGGTCTTGAAAAATGGAAAAATCTTTGAACAGGGAGGGGTGAATTTTTCTGAAGTACATGGAAATGAACTTCCACCCTCAATCATTAGCCAAAGACCAGAAGCAAAAGGTCACTCTTGGTTTGCGACAGGAACCTCAATGGTTCTACACCCCAAAAGTCCATTTATACCAACTGTTCATCTTAATTACAGATATTTCGAAGCTGGTCCTGTGTGGTGGTTTGGGGGAGGAGCTGATTTAACCCCTTTCTATCCATATTTATCTGACACGCGTCACTTTCACTCATGCCATAAAGCTGCATGTGACACAATTCACAAAGATCTTCATAAAGTTTTCAAACCTTGGTGTGACGAATATTTCTTTCTAAAACATCGCAATGAGACACGAGGAGTTGGAGGTATTTTTTATGACTATCAAGATGGATCCGGATTGCTTTATAAAGGACAAAATGCCAATGGCAAGGCCTCTAAGATCTCAAAAGAGCTTGGGAACTATTCTTTGAATTGGGAAAATCTTTTTTCACTTGCCAAAGCATGCGGGCAGGCATTTCTGCCCTCGTATGAGCCAATAATAAACAAGCGAAAAAATCAAAGCTTCTCAACAAAAGAGAGAGACTTTCAACTTTATAGACGAGGTAGATATGCTGAGTTCAATTTAGTGTGGGACAGAGGCACCATTTTTGGATTGCAAACAAATGGAAGGACGGAGTCAATATTGATGTCATTACCACCCTTAGCAAGATGGGAATATGGATATAAGCCTGAAGAAAATTCACGTGAAGCGCTATTAACAGATTTATTTACTAAGCCGCAAGATTGGTTTACAGATAAATCTCTTGAAGAGAGGTGTTTAACTCATCAAGCACTGGATTAG
- a CDS encoding N-acetylmuramoyl-L-alanine amidase, whose product MVIKIFNCIKLIVFVIIFYAFSQLFYDKSFDFTEDFELIIGEESNLPATWVGRKDVDKNIPILILAGHADSQGLAGAGTPGEAVDKFGLDPMHPEISDELFWNLKLQETIVKLGKKKGLNIRSYDPGIRNIDDANDPRTNWSVGRRFAKRGGYALEIHFDAYGMYGVGSGLIPPFSETPNKIDESIARTFGRFPVLFRGGLGAPRRQIRILEIGKLEGLLEKNLRNLKTRQKTIKLLANEIVEAFLNGII is encoded by the coding sequence GTGGTAATAAAAATATTCAATTGTATAAAATTAATAGTTTTTGTAATTATTTTTTATGCTTTTTCGCAACTTTTTTATGATAAGAGTTTTGATTTTACTGAAGATTTTGAACTAATTATTGGAGAAGAATCAAATCTTCCTGCCACGTGGGTTGGAAGGAAAGATGTAGATAAAAATATCCCTATTTTAATATTAGCTGGTCATGCAGATTCTCAGGGACTGGCCGGTGCAGGAACACCTGGCGAAGCCGTTGATAAGTTTGGTTTGGATCCAATGCATCCTGAAATTAGTGATGAACTTTTTTGGAATTTAAAATTACAAGAAACAATTGTTAAACTTGGCAAAAAAAAAGGTTTAAATATTAGATCTTATGACCCAGGGATAAGAAATATTGATGATGCTAATGATCCAAGAACGAATTGGTCAGTAGGGAGGAGATTCGCGAAGCGTGGTGGGTATGCGCTTGAGATTCATTTTGATGCATATGGTATGTATGGAGTTGGCTCAGGCTTGATTCCTCCTTTTTCTGAGACTCCAAATAAAATAGACGAGTCAATCGCAAGAACATTTGGACGGTTTCCTGTTTTATTTAGAGGAGGTTTAGGTGCTCCAAGAAGGCAAATAAGGATTCTTGAAATTGGTAAATTAGAGGGTTTACTAGAAAAAAATCTTAGAAATTTAAAAACTAGGCAAAAAACAATAAAGCTGCTTGCAAATGAAATAGTTGAGGCTTTTTTAAATGGAATAATCTAG
- a CDS encoding aldo/keto reductase — protein sequence MTKRKIGIGFGTWAWGNKLVWGYKPETDDILLKKTFFDAIDSGLDLVDSADSYGTGSLFGRSEKLIGDFLDELPKRKLKKITIATKLAPFPWRIGRNGLHKAFQESNQRLKANMTRVQLHWSTYRYAPWQEEQLLNGLGDLYEKGLIKEIGLSNTGPKRLSFLYKKMKERGIKINSIQMQLSLLTKPSLEDENIKNICDENEIEYLAYSPLGLGILTIPPNTSPKPKTFLRQKLFQRILPKTIELRTLISNIAKKYSASQAQVALNWVRSHGAKPIVGIRNPFQAKDASSALKWSLTKREKESLDFYRNKCLANMPQNPFTSP from the coding sequence ATGACTAAGAGGAAAATTGGAATTGGTTTTGGAACTTGGGCCTGGGGAAATAAACTTGTATGGGGCTACAAACCTGAAACAGATGATATTTTACTTAAAAAAACTTTTTTTGATGCAATAGATAGTGGATTAGATCTTGTGGACAGTGCAGATTCATATGGCACTGGTAGCTTATTTGGGCGAAGCGAAAAACTGATTGGCGATTTCCTGGACGAGTTACCCAAGAGAAAGCTAAAAAAAATCACTATTGCTACAAAGCTCGCACCCTTTCCATGGAGAATTGGTCGCAATGGTCTACATAAAGCTTTTCAAGAAAGCAATCAGCGACTAAAAGCAAATATGACAAGAGTACAACTTCATTGGAGTACTTATCGGTATGCACCTTGGCAAGAAGAGCAGTTACTCAATGGCCTAGGAGATTTATACGAAAAAGGTTTAATTAAAGAAATTGGGCTCTCTAATACTGGTCCAAAAAGACTAAGTTTTTTATATAAAAAGATGAAAGAAAGAGGAATTAAAATTAATAGTATACAAATGCAACTTTCGTTATTAACCAAACCATCTTTAGAGGATGAAAATATCAAAAATATATGTGATGAGAATGAAATTGAATATTTAGCTTATAGTCCATTAGGGTTGGGAATCCTCACAATTCCACCAAATACATCTCCCAAGCCTAAAACCTTCTTACGACAAAAGTTATTCCAAAGAATACTTCCAAAAACCATAGAATTGAGAACATTAATATCTAATATTGCTAAAAAGTACTCAGCCTCCCAGGCACAAGTTGCCTTGAATTGGGTAAGGTCTCATGGAGCTAAACCAATAGTCGGAATTCGTAATCCATTTCAAGCTAAAGATGCAAGTTCTGCACTGAAATGGTCTTTAACCAAAAGAGAAAAAGAAAGTCTGGATTTTTACAGGAATAAATGTCTAGCAAATATGCCTCAAAACCCTTTCACAAGTCCCTAA